In Daucus carota subsp. sativus chromosome 4, DH1 v3.0, whole genome shotgun sequence, one DNA window encodes the following:
- the LOC108219602 gene encoding protein FAR-RED IMPAIRED RESPONSE 1-like, whose protein sequence is MAPVYLLLPVIAPYENSSSFVLCNRVAFVPLSSYLLGCFLLHELAMTSQEDASGSQFVPHVESSESEKSSHVSHNESSESDDDSEEDVEQHINSEEFDAVCHVAPSGEKFWTPKCDDSKRPRVNQHFPTIEDAFLFYKEYGRSCGFDVRKSSKKPNSRGNLYAKHIQCSHGGGPGKKSVMVFDDAGVEGSRRRTTSQRCYCKAKIIMKPAGVRGFVIMSFVEEHNHPFAYGPARMFLRCNRNLSISYQNFIMDCSRAKIGATRAHSLMKEMMGSYQDIGATTADFKNFARDVKVRIGDHDTDMLLGKFKDMKESPKKTFYYDYKVDRKGHLTGLFWTDAIGQANYDVFGDIVSFDPTFRTNKYNMVFVPFTGVNNHWKNVTFAAGLLAKENYKNFKWLILTFKKAMGRAPSCVITDQCPAIKKALDKWWDSTKHRFCMWHIMNKLPLKVGPKLASNKKFVNKLKAAVYSDHLSPTEFEESWKAVIAEFKLESNTWLTEMYDMRSEWIPAFFSDIEMAGLLRTTSRSESSNFFFQNFHESGDTLVEFYSSFESAMDKQRMRNAEDERRSHKISLLDTTMSIEVDASKLYTLELFYLVREEIKSGCCHTIMDEMTRDDDSSKFRFKDELLNDHVFEVSVRHSDNYVTCSCNFFFQKGYLCRHAFAALHQCRVKEIPRVFVKPRWTKDAIKNHSFLASAEVSSVRDSHKRMKLKRTRAWFEFNNYMNQVGEDEDKLDLVLNGLHSINSILNEKDGPPVETLNSHRADKFIGHVPESEVSVLNPNVSRNKGCGSRIKSSREISMGSQKKRRCSNCNRLESHNARTCPEPKKTSVTQNIE, encoded by the exons GTTCGCAGTTTGTTCCACACGTTGAGAGTTCTGAATCTGAAAAATCATCTCATGTATCTCATAATGAAAGTTCCGAATCAGATGATGATTCAGAAGAGGATGTTGAGCAACATATTAATTCAGAAGAGTTTGACGCTGTGTGTCATGTTGCTCCAAGCGGGGAAAAATTCTGGACTCCTAAATGTGATGATAGTAAGAGACCTCGAGTTAATCAACACTTCCCTACAATAGAAgatgcatttttattttataaggaGTATGGGCGCAGCTGTGGTTTTGATGTTCGTAAATCATCGAAAAAACCTAATAGTCGTGGCAATTTGTATGCTAAACATATTCAATGCAGTCATGGCGGTGGGCCTGGTAAAAAGTCAGTGATGGTTTTTGACGATGCTGGTGTTGAGGGATCACGTAGGAGGACAACATCACAAAGATGTTATTGCAAAGCAAAAATAATTATGAAGCCAGCTGGTGTTAGAGGCTTCGTGATAATGAGTTTTGTCGAAGAACATAATCATCCATTCGCATATGGACCTGCTAGAATGTTTCTACGATGTAATAGAAATTTGTCTATTTCATACCAGAATTTCATAATGGATTGTTCTAGAGCTAAAATCGGCGCAACACGAGCGCACAGTTTAATGAAAGAGATGATGGGATCATACCAAGATATCGGTGCCACTACTGCTGATTTCAAGAATTTTGCAAGGGATGTAAAAGTTCGTATTGGAGACCATGACACGGACATGCTTTTAGGCAAATTCAAGGACATGAAAGAGTCACCTAAAAAAACTTTTTACTATGATTACAAAGTAGATCGGAAGGGGCATCTTACTGGTCTTTTCTGGACCGACGCAATTGGCCAAGCTAATTATGATGTATTTGGTGACATAGTATCTTTTGACCCTACGTTTCGCACTAACAA GTACAACATGGTGTTTGTACCATTTACAGGAGTCAATAACCATTGGAAGAATGTTACATTTGCTGCCGGTCTTTTAgccaaagaaaattataaaaacttcAAATGGCTTATTCTAACATTCAAGAAAGCAATGGGTCGAGCTCCATCATGCGTTATTACAGACCAATGTCCAGCCATTAAGAAAGCATTGGATAAATGGTGGGATTCTACAAAACATCGTTTTTGTATGTGGCATATAATGAATAAGTTGCCATTGAAG GTTGGCCCTAAACTCGCTTCCAACAAAAAGTTTGTTAATAAGTTGAAAGCAGCTGTTTATTCTGACCACCTTAGTCCAACTGAATTTGAGGAATCTTGGAAAGCTGTCATCGCTGAATTTAAGCTAGAGTCTAATACCTGGTTGACTGAAATGTATGACATGCGGTCTGAATGGATTCCCGCATTTTTTTCTGATATTGAAATGGCAGGGTTACTCAGAACTACTTCAAGATCCGAAAGttctaatttcttttttcaaaacttcCATGAAAGTGGCGACACGCTAGTTGAGTTTTACTCTAGTTTTGAAAGTGCAATGGATAAGCAGCGTATGAGAAATGCGGAAGACGAGAGGAGATCTCATAAAATTTCTTTGCTTGACACAACAATGAGCATCGAGGTTGATGCATCTAAATTGTACACACTGGAACTTTTCTATTTGGTGCGAGAGGAGATTAAATCAGGATGTTGTCACACTATTATGGATGAGATGACTCGTGACGATGATTCTTCTAAATTCAGATTTAAAGATGAACTACTGAACGACCATGTTTTTGAG GTTTCTGTCAGGCATAGTGATAATTATGTGACTTGCAGCTGCAATTTTTTCTTCCAAAAGGGTTATTTATGCAGGCATGCTTTCGCGGCACTTCACCAATGTCGCGTCAAGGAGATTCCTCGCGTGTTTGTTAAGCCAAGATGGACGAAAGATGCTATAAAAAATCACTCCTTCCTTGCCTCTGCAGAAGTAAGCTCTGTACGTGATAGCCATAAAAGGATGAAGCTTAAGCGGACAAGGGCCTGGTTTGAATTCAATAATTACATGAATCAAGTTGGCGAAGACGAGGACAAGCTTGATTTGGTTCTCAACGGTTTGCACTCAATTAACTCTATCCTGAATGAAAAGGATGGGCCTCCTGTTGAAACACTAAACTCCCACAGAGCAGATAAATTCATTGGCCATGTCCCCGAATCTGAAGTCTCGGTTTTGAATCCTAATGTAAGTAGGAACAAAGGTTGCGGAAGCCGTATAAAGAGTAGCCGTGAAATTTCAATGGGTTCACAAAAGAAAAGGAGGTGTAGCAACTGCAATAGACTGGAGAGCCACAATGCGCGTACTTGTCCTGAGCCAAAAAAAACATCGGTGACACAGAACATTGAGTGA